In Prosthecobacter sp., a genomic segment contains:
- a CDS encoding DUF1549 and DUF1553 domain-containing protein: MKRLLLLTLLAAATSPAQQSAKKEVFWSFRPPAAVSPPVVKNTEWPLNMVDRFILAAQEQKGLSPSKAAEPRVLVRRLFFALCGLPPAADVMEHWQREIGPELNQTAIAALVDSLLKSPRFGEHWGQHWLDVARFAESTGGDANGIHLHAWRYRDYVIDSLNADKPFDRFIREQIAGDLLPISSDKEWAQNLVATGFLAVGQKLVGEVEDRKFFADLVDEQIDATTRAFLGLTVSCARCHDHKTDPIPQADYYALAAIFRNTETHYGLIKAQSRQYSTLLDVTGMGLPAGRDALTAQQLADMKAEREAAAQNMDDIMRTIRGGDGVTRAMLRRSRTQRDESEALLQSYDAQGNPLTFVMGVQDRDAPLETRILERGELDKSGALVAPGFLHALHPQSSPPVLRLREGSGRLQLADWLASPRNPLTARVIANRVWHWLFGQGLVRTVDDFGFTGDKPTHPELLDFLALRLIEHKGSLKSLIRELVLTRTWQQASTFDEDKFDHDPDNLLLWRMSPRRLEAEAVRDAMLAVSGELDFTRPAKPLIAAAGEGTVGQAVFEPEIRKIEAPVRSVYLPRVRSVLPEMMELYDAPDASNVMGARETTTVPLQALHALNSAFVRQQAEAFADRLGKLTVFEQFDHAWLSAFGRPPTTKERELANAFSFEMEASLEGPGTQSQREALITLAQSLLCAAEFVVVD, encoded by the coding sequence ATGAAACGATTGCTTCTGCTGACCCTGCTAGCCGCAGCGACCTCTCCCGCACAGCAGAGTGCGAAAAAGGAAGTGTTTTGGTCTTTTCGGCCGCCAGCGGCGGTTTCGCCGCCGGTTGTCAAAAACACCGAATGGCCGCTCAACATGGTGGACCGCTTCATTTTGGCAGCGCAGGAGCAAAAAGGCCTTTCACCGTCCAAAGCAGCGGAACCACGCGTGCTCGTGCGGCGCTTGTTCTTCGCGCTTTGCGGGCTGCCGCCGGCTGCGGACGTGATGGAGCACTGGCAACGGGAAATCGGGCCCGAGCTGAATCAAACCGCCATCGCAGCACTCGTGGACTCGCTGCTGAAGTCACCACGCTTCGGCGAGCATTGGGGACAACACTGGCTCGATGTGGCACGCTTTGCCGAATCCACCGGCGGTGACGCCAACGGCATCCATCTCCATGCCTGGCGTTATCGAGACTATGTCATCGACAGCCTGAATGCGGACAAACCTTTCGACCGCTTCATCCGAGAGCAGATCGCGGGTGATTTGTTGCCGATCTCATCAGACAAGGAGTGGGCGCAGAACCTCGTCGCCACGGGTTTCCTCGCCGTGGGTCAAAAACTCGTCGGCGAGGTCGAAGATCGAAAGTTTTTTGCCGATCTGGTGGATGAGCAGATCGATGCGACCACTCGCGCTTTCCTCGGCCTCACCGTTTCATGTGCGCGGTGCCATGATCATAAGACCGATCCCATCCCGCAGGCGGACTACTATGCTCTCGCTGCCATTTTTCGGAACACGGAGACGCACTACGGCCTCATCAAGGCGCAGTCGCGGCAGTATTCCACGCTGCTCGATGTCACCGGCATGGGTCTGCCCGCGGGGCGCGATGCTTTGACCGCACAGCAGCTCGCGGACATGAAAGCCGAGCGCGAGGCCGCCGCGCAGAACATGGATGACATCATGCGCACGATTCGCGGCGGCGATGGTGTCACGCGTGCGATGCTGCGGCGCTCACGCACGCAGCGGGATGAAAGCGAGGCGCTGCTGCAATCCTACGATGCCCAGGGCAACCCACTCACCTTCGTGATGGGCGTGCAGGATCGCGATGCACCGCTGGAGACACGCATTCTCGAGCGTGGCGAGTTGGACAAGTCCGGCGCTCTCGTCGCGCCCGGCTTTCTGCATGCGCTGCATCCGCAATCCTCACCTCCCGTGCTGCGTCTGCGTGAAGGCAGCGGACGCCTGCAACTCGCCGACTGGCTCGCCAGCCCGCGCAATCCACTGACAGCCCGCGTCATCGCCAACCGAGTCTGGCACTGGCTCTTTGGGCAGGGCCTGGTCCGCACCGTGGACGACTTCGGCTTCACGGGTGACAAGCCCACGCATCCCGAACTGCTGGATTTTCTCGCCCTGCGCCTCATTGAACACAAAGGGTCGCTGAAGTCACTCATCCGCGAACTCGTGCTCACGCGCACCTGGCAGCAGGCATCCACCTTTGACGAAGACAAGTTCGATCACGATCCCGACAACCTGCTTCTCTGGCGCATGAGTCCACGCCGTCTCGAAGCCGAGGCCGTGCGCGATGCGATGCTGGCCGTGAGCGGAGAACTCGACTTCACCCGGCCCGCAAAGCCGCTCATTGCCGCCGCAGGCGAAGGAACCGTGGGCCAGGCCGTTTTCGAGCCGGAGATCCGCAAGATCGAGGCGCCCGTGCGCAGTGTGTATCTGCCGCGAGTGCGCAGCGTGCTGCCCGAGATGATGGAACTCTACGATGCACCGGATGCCAGCAACGTCATGGGCGCACGCGAAACGACCACCGTGCCGCTGCAGGCACTGCACGCGCTGAACTCCGCCTTTGTGCGTCAGCAAGCGGAGGCCTTTGCCGACCGCCTCGGCAAGCTCACCGTGTTTGAGCAGTTCGATCACGCCTGGCTCTCTGCCTTCGGACGACCGCCGACGACCAAGGAGCGCGAACTCGCCAACGCGTTCTCATTCGAGATGGAAGCGAGCCTTGAAGGTCCCGGAACGCAATCCCAGCGCGAGGCACTCATCACACTCGCCCAATCGCTCCTCTGCGCGGCGGAGTTTGTCGTCGTGGATTGA
- a CDS encoding DUF1501 domain-containing protein produces the protein MNHLSRRQMLSTASCGFGYLAMSGIASAAGADLTVRPPRLRAKVQRVIFLNMAGGPAQMDTFDYKPQIGKKPHAGSIADFKRRGESGLWVSELLPNIARHADKLCVLNAMTADTSIHAQSMLQLHTGDRLRPCPSMGSWVAYGLGTENMNLPGFISFNTAKPAEYSAAQLPSVFGGTPIGVNGEDMSKAMISNIQGDHLPLNVKRRQLDLIQAMNRDHLSLRADDAQLEGVIQTMELGFRMQAAAPGLLDISTESKATLDRYRVGKNYAAGTCKGSDFGRQCLLARRFCEAGVRFIEITHGSWDQHTDHRRDLTANCATTDAPIAALLDDLDERGLLEDTLVVWGGEFGRPGLTPGQDKDQTGHQHRAFTFWMAGGGVKAGHVHGSTDETGSTPVEGKVHFRDLHATILHLLGLDHGNLAVVSGGRRIRLTGLQGGSVVKEILV, from the coding sequence ATGAACCATCTCTCCAGACGCCAGATGTTGTCCACCGCTTCGTGCGGGTTCGGCTATTTGGCGATGTCGGGCATCGCGAGTGCAGCAGGCGCGGATCTGACTGTGCGCCCGCCACGTCTTCGTGCAAAGGTACAGCGCGTGATCTTCCTGAACATGGCGGGCGGCCCGGCGCAAATGGACACCTTTGATTACAAGCCACAGATCGGGAAGAAACCGCACGCGGGCTCCATCGCGGACTTTAAACGGCGTGGCGAGAGCGGGCTGTGGGTGAGTGAACTGCTGCCAAACATTGCGCGGCATGCCGACAAGCTCTGCGTGCTGAATGCCATGACGGCGGACACGAGCATCCACGCGCAGTCGATGCTGCAACTGCACACGGGCGACCGCCTGCGGCCCTGCCCGAGCATGGGTTCCTGGGTGGCGTATGGTCTGGGCACGGAGAACATGAACCTGCCCGGTTTCATCAGCTTCAACACCGCGAAGCCCGCTGAATACTCGGCTGCGCAACTGCCCTCCGTGTTTGGTGGCACGCCCATCGGTGTGAATGGCGAGGACATGTCGAAAGCGATGATCAGCAACATCCAGGGTGATCATCTGCCGCTGAATGTGAAGCGCCGGCAGCTTGATCTCATCCAGGCGATGAATCGCGATCATCTCAGCCTGCGAGCGGACGATGCGCAGCTCGAAGGCGTCATTCAGACGATGGAACTCGGCTTCCGCATGCAGGCGGCGGCCCCTGGGCTTCTCGACATCTCCACGGAATCAAAGGCCACTCTGGATCGTTATCGTGTTGGCAAGAACTACGCGGCTGGAACCTGCAAGGGCAGCGACTTTGGCCGCCAGTGCCTGCTGGCGCGTCGATTTTGCGAAGCGGGGGTGCGTTTCATCGAGATCACGCATGGCAGTTGGGACCAGCACACGGATCATCGGCGTGATCTGACGGCAAACTGCGCCACCACGGATGCTCCCATCGCTGCGTTGCTCGATGATCTCGACGAACGCGGGTTGTTAGAGGACACGCTGGTTGTCTGGGGCGGCGAGTTTGGTCGTCCGGGTCTCACGCCGGGGCAGGACAAGGACCAAACCGGGCACCAACATCGCGCGTTCACCTTCTGGATGGCCGGCGGCGGCGTGAAAGCCGGGCATGTGCATGGCAGCACGGATGAAACGGGCTCCACCCCTGTCGAGGGCAAGGTTCATTTCCGCGACTTGCACGCCACGATCCTGCATCTGCTCGGCCTCGATCACGGAAATCTCGCAGTCGTCAGTGGCGGCCGCCGCATCCGACTCACCGGCCTGCAAGGCGGCAGCGTGGTGAAGGAAATCCTGGTTTGA
- a CDS encoding PSD1 and planctomycete cytochrome C domain-containing protein has protein sequence MTPDQRAFFESKIRPVLVKSCYECHAQGAKKIGGKLLLDAPSEMIVGGESGPSLIPGKPDESLIIQAVRYDGLEMPPKKRLPEQVVNDFITWVKMGAPDPRVDAPKSAKKTLTTDKAALWSYQPVTHPKPPMVKAKDWARDAIDSFVLAKIEVKGLSPTKDATPEMLIRRVYFDLIGLPPSAGEVLSFVSRHLSFQQVVDELLESPHFGERWGRHWLDVARYAESNGNDGLSRNPSFPHAWRYRDYVIRAFNEDMPYDRFITEQIAGDLLSADSEAQRDRQLIATGFLAIGAKPAKAMNDNFEMDVVADQIGVIGHGIMGLSVGCARCHDHKTDPIPTRDYYALAGIFKSTETLWGAAAHQGLTAPQTPLHELKTAEKVTVRPEAEAIISKHEPRRPPAKPAFKYAADAPLAMGVREAKTAVDCKLNIDGEAKKLGAAVPRGFLTACGAMDPSIQLDPKQSGRLQLAQWLTSRQHPQTARVMVNRVWQHLFGEGLVRTPADFGITGESPTHPELLDHLATRFMSEGWSIKRLIRSIVLSHTYQLSSQCDDKLREADSDNLLLARHNRRRLDAEAVRDAMLAATGDLNPQPGHGSLIQHQNVLINELPPLHQPSTHRSVYLLMLRNSMPPELTPFNLPDAVTVTGNRDSSTLATQSLYLLNNAFLVEQSKRFAKRLMKASSDSMTRIQTAYSHAFARKPTGSEIQRAHNFICEAELMLASTENDENGRLASSWAAFCQALLASNELRYVD, from the coding sequence ATGACGCCGGACCAGCGGGCCTTCTTTGAAAGCAAAATTCGCCCGGTGTTGGTGAAGAGCTGCTACGAATGCCACGCACAGGGTGCGAAGAAGATTGGAGGGAAGCTTTTGCTCGACGCGCCGTCGGAGATGATCGTTGGAGGAGAGTCGGGGCCATCATTGATTCCAGGCAAACCGGATGAAAGCCTCATCATTCAGGCGGTTCGCTACGACGGTCTCGAAATGCCGCCGAAGAAGAGGCTGCCGGAGCAGGTGGTGAATGATTTCATCACCTGGGTCAAAATGGGCGCGCCTGATCCGCGTGTGGATGCGCCCAAATCAGCCAAGAAGACTCTGACAACGGACAAAGCGGCGTTGTGGTCGTATCAGCCCGTCACCCATCCGAAGCCGCCCATGGTGAAGGCCAAAGACTGGGCGCGTGACGCCATCGATAGCTTCGTGCTCGCCAAAATCGAAGTGAAAGGCCTCTCGCCAACGAAGGATGCCACCCCGGAGATGCTCATTCGACGCGTCTATTTCGATCTCATCGGCCTGCCGCCATCTGCCGGGGAGGTTTTGTCATTTGTCAGCCGCCATTTGTCTTTCCAGCAAGTCGTGGATGAGCTGCTGGAGTCGCCGCACTTCGGCGAACGCTGGGGCCGCCACTGGCTGGATGTGGCGCGCTACGCGGAGTCGAATGGCAACGATGGCCTGAGCCGCAATCCCAGCTTCCCGCATGCATGGCGGTACCGTGACTATGTCATCCGTGCGTTCAACGAAGACATGCCTTATGATCGCTTCATCACGGAGCAGATCGCGGGTGATTTGCTGTCGGCGGATTCGGAGGCGCAGCGGGACCGGCAGCTCATCGCGACCGGATTCCTCGCCATTGGCGCGAAGCCGGCAAAAGCGATGAATGACAATTTTGAGATGGATGTCGTTGCGGATCAGATCGGCGTCATCGGACACGGCATCATGGGCTTGAGTGTCGGCTGCGCGCGCTGCCATGATCACAAGACAGATCCGATCCCGACGCGCGACTACTACGCGCTCGCGGGCATCTTCAAGAGCACGGAGACGCTTTGGGGTGCTGCGGCTCATCAGGGACTCACAGCGCCGCAGACGCCACTGCATGAACTCAAGACCGCCGAGAAGGTGACTGTGCGGCCGGAGGCGGAGGCCATCATCTCCAAGCACGAACCGCGTCGGCCGCCTGCGAAGCCCGCTTTCAAATACGCCGCCGATGCGCCGCTCGCCATGGGCGTGCGCGAGGCCAAGACAGCGGTCGATTGCAAACTAAACATCGACGGCGAGGCCAAGAAACTCGGCGCAGCGGTCCCGCGCGGCTTCCTGACCGCGTGCGGTGCCATGGACCCCTCGATCCAACTTGATCCCAAGCAGAGCGGACGGCTTCAGCTCGCACAGTGGCTCACGAGCAGGCAACACCCGCAGACCGCACGCGTGATGGTGAACCGCGTGTGGCAGCATCTCTTTGGCGAAGGCCTCGTGCGCACGCCGGCTGACTTCGGCATCACAGGCGAGAGCCCCACGCACCCCGAGTTGCTCGATCATCTCGCCACGCGCTTCATGAGTGAAGGCTGGTCCATCAAACGCCTCATCCGCAGCATTGTCCTCAGCCACACTTACCAGCTCAGCAGCCAATGCGATGACAAACTGCGTGAAGCCGACTCTGACAACCTCCTCCTCGCTCGCCATAACCGCCGTCGCCTCGACGCCGAGGCCGTACGCGATGCCATGCTTGCTGCCACTGGCGATCTGAATCCGCAGCCCGGCCATGGCTCGCTCATCCAGCATCAAAACGTGCTGATCAATGAATTGCCGCCGCTGCATCAGCCCAGCACGCACCGCAGTGTTTACCTGCTCATGCTGCGCAACTCCATGCCGCCTGAGTTGACGCCTTTCAATCTCCCCGACGCCGTCACCGTTACCGGAAATCGTGACTCCAGCACCCTCGCCACGCAATCGCTCTATCTGCTGAACAACGCCTTCCTCGTCGAGCAGTCTAAGCGTTTCGCCAAGCGCCTGATGAAAGCTTCCTCTGACTCGATGACTCGCATCCAAACGGCCTATAGTCATGCTTTTGCTCGCAAGCCGACCGGCAGCGAAATCCAACGGGCTCATAATTTCATCTGCGAAGCTGAATTGATGCTCGCTTCTACCGAGAACGACGAGAACGGGCGCCTTGCGAGCTCCTGGGCTGCGTTTTGCCAGGCGCTGCTCGCGAGCAACGAGCTGCGATATGTGGACTGA
- a CDS encoding DUF1501 domain-containing protein, whose protein sequence is MKPNSFCLNRSAAVTRRDALRSLSAGFGYLAFQSLAAAATSPLASKQPHFAPKAKRVIFLCMRGGPSHLDTFDYKPRLIADAGKPSRQAGSQLMPSLWEFKQRGQSGLWISEAFPNVAQHADDLCLLRGMTCDQPSHAQAFVQMHTGVSQFVRPSLGAWTLYGLGSENQNLPGYITINPPSANGGSQNYGSAFLPAAYQGTKFQISDSSQRNRMIDIKRRGEVNNDGLAHLRNEHLTDAQQRRQIDFINALNREKLAHDTHAPLIEGAIESHELAFRMQDAVPGVMDLSKESPQTLALYGINEDPTDGFGRQCLLARRFVEAGVRFIELGHGSWDQHANIQTALGQNCAQTDKPIAGLLADLKQRDLLKDTLVIWGGEFGRTSYSPDANGRDHNHKGYTLWMAGGGVKGGFSHGETDEHGYEAITGKVHIHDWHATVLHLLGFDHEKLTYRFGGRNMRLTDLYGSVVKQIVS, encoded by the coding sequence ATGAAACCCAACTCATTTTGTCTCAATCGCTCCGCTGCCGTCACTCGCCGGGATGCGCTGCGCTCGCTATCGGCGGGTTTTGGCTATCTCGCCTTCCAAAGCCTCGCTGCGGCGGCCACATCGCCCCTCGCCAGCAAGCAGCCGCATTTCGCCCCCAAGGCCAAGCGGGTCATTTTTCTCTGCATGAGAGGCGGGCCGTCGCATCTCGACACCTTTGACTACAAACCGCGCCTCATCGCCGATGCCGGCAAACCTTCACGCCAAGCCGGATCGCAGCTCATGCCTTCACTTTGGGAGTTCAAGCAGCGCGGACAGAGCGGGCTGTGGATTTCCGAGGCGTTTCCAAATGTAGCGCAGCACGCTGACGACCTCTGCCTGCTGCGCGGCATGACCTGCGACCAGCCCAGCCACGCCCAGGCCTTTGTGCAGATGCACACGGGCGTGTCGCAGTTTGTGCGGCCATCCCTCGGTGCCTGGACTCTCTACGGCCTCGGCTCGGAGAATCAAAACCTGCCGGGCTACATCACCATCAATCCGCCGAGCGCGAATGGCGGCTCGCAAAACTACGGCAGCGCCTTTTTGCCCGCCGCCTATCAGGGCACGAAGTTTCAAATCAGCGACAGCAGCCAGCGCAATCGCATGATCGACATCAAACGCCGTGGCGAGGTGAACAACGACGGCCTTGCCCACCTCCGCAATGAACACCTCACCGACGCGCAGCAGCGTCGCCAGATTGACTTCATCAATGCCCTGAACCGCGAAAAGCTCGCGCACGACACGCACGCGCCGCTCATCGAAGGAGCTATCGAAAGCCATGAACTCGCCTTTCGCATGCAGGATGCCGTGCCAGGCGTGATGGACCTCAGCAAGGAGTCTCCGCAGACACTCGCACTCTACGGCATCAATGAGGACCCAACGGATGGATTTGGCCGCCAGTGCCTGCTCGCACGGCGATTCGTCGAAGCGGGCGTGCGTTTCATCGAACTCGGCCATGGCTCGTGGGACCAGCACGCCAACATCCAGACGGCGCTCGGCCAAAACTGCGCCCAGACGGACAAACCCATCGCGGGCCTGCTGGCCGATCTCAAACAGCGTGATCTGCTCAAAGACACGCTCGTCATCTGGGGCGGCGAGTTCGGCCGCACTTCGTATTCACCCGATGCCAATGGCCGCGACCACAACCACAAGGGCTACACCCTCTGGATGGCCGGCGGCGGCGTCAAAGGTGGCTTCTCACACGGAGAAACCGACGAGCACGGCTACGAAGCCATCACCGGCAAAGTCCACATCCACGACTGGCACGCCACGGTGCTGCACCTCCTCGGCTTCGACCACGAAAAGCTCACCTACCGCTTCGGCGGCCGAAACATGCGGCTGACCGACCTTTACGGGAGTGTGGTGAAGCAGATCGTGTCTTAA
- a CDS encoding alpha/beta hydrolase domain-containing protein encodes MMRHLCLILVFVSLVSRAEVVRVEIAGRSSFADGKSFGLAGAYERIKGRMFIETDPANKANIRISDLKRAPRNARGKVESWTDFFLLKPVDAKKGNGQLLYDVNNRGNMLALWTFNDGERTNDPRTEAHAGHGFLMKHGFSVLWCGWNGEVQADETQRLLCGLPIATENGKTITGRAHLEITSTEKVFSRAFSWSPWGIGAAFPSLSLDNADATLTMRPHRGAEGVEVPRGEWTFGRWENETLIPDAKHVYVKAGLRPGWLYDLVYTAKEPRVTGFGLTAMRDCVAYFRHGDAKMNPLAGAIEKASVFGISQSGRVIHHFLFEGLNSDEQGRIVFDGALIHVAGSGKGMFNHRFRMSTEYGTQHEGHLSGSEFFPLAPLPQTDPVTGESDDSLARSRKSGHTPRILFTQTSTEYWSRAASLLHTDVEGKADLTLPDDVRVYLVAGAQHLGKSDGTPGICQQPRNTLDDRGPVLRAMLLNLSDWVQNGKAPPPSRHPRLADQSLVSFDTWKTQFPKMPGHNMPTHAYQPPRLDFGSRFHSEGIADIIPPKVGKPFQTLLPAVNADGNETCGIVLPEVAAPLGTYTGWNLRSPQVGAETMLSPLDGMFVPFAKTKAEREKTGDPRLSLEERYPTRADYLSRLTEAAKKLQAEGFLLEEDVTRVIEGASAK; translated from the coding sequence ATGATGCGCCACCTTTGTCTTATCCTTGTCTTTGTTAGCCTCGTTTCACGCGCCGAAGTCGTGCGCGTTGAGATCGCCGGGCGCTCATCGTTTGCGGATGGTAAAAGCTTCGGCCTCGCTGGAGCCTACGAGCGCATCAAGGGGCGCATGTTCATCGAGACTGATCCGGCGAACAAAGCCAACATCCGCATCAGTGACTTGAAGCGGGCACCACGCAATGCTCGCGGCAAGGTCGAGAGCTGGACGGACTTCTTTTTGCTGAAGCCGGTCGATGCGAAGAAGGGCAACGGACAACTGCTCTACGATGTGAATAATCGCGGCAACATGCTGGCGCTGTGGACCTTCAACGATGGCGAGCGCACGAATGATCCGAGGACGGAGGCGCATGCCGGGCATGGATTCCTCATGAAGCATGGCTTCTCCGTGCTGTGGTGCGGCTGGAATGGCGAGGTGCAGGCGGATGAAACACAGCGCCTGCTCTGCGGGCTGCCCATCGCGACGGAGAACGGCAAGACGATCACCGGACGGGCGCATCTGGAGATCACGAGCACGGAGAAGGTCTTCAGCCGCGCCTTTTCATGGAGCCCGTGGGGCATCGGCGCGGCATTTCCATCGCTGAGCCTCGACAATGCCGACGCCACGCTCACGATGCGACCCCATCGCGGAGCGGAAGGCGTTGAGGTGCCTCGTGGTGAGTGGACGTTTGGGCGTTGGGAGAACGAGACGCTCATCCCCGATGCCAAGCATGTGTATGTGAAGGCTGGTTTGCGTCCTGGCTGGCTCTATGACCTCGTTTACACGGCGAAGGAACCCCGCGTGACCGGATTCGGCCTCACCGCGATGCGAGATTGCGTGGCGTACTTTCGTCACGGTGATGCCAAAATGAATCCGCTCGCGGGTGCGATTGAAAAAGCCAGCGTGTTCGGCATCTCGCAGTCGGGGCGTGTGATTCACCATTTCCTCTTTGAAGGCCTGAACAGCGATGAGCAGGGTCGCATCGTTTTCGACGGCGCTTTGATCCACGTCGCGGGTTCGGGTAAAGGCATGTTCAATCATCGCTTCCGCATGAGCACGGAGTATGGCACGCAGCACGAGGGCCATCTTTCGGGCAGCGAGTTCTTCCCGCTCGCGCCGTTGCCGCAAACCGATCCCGTCACGGGTGAATCAGACGACTCGCTCGCCCGTTCGCGGAAATCCGGCCACACGCCGCGCATTCTCTTCACGCAAACCTCCACCGAATACTGGAGCCGAGCCGCCTCGCTGCTGCACACCGACGTGGAGGGCAAAGCGGACCTCACGCTGCCCGACGACGTGCGCGTGTATCTCGTGGCCGGTGCACAGCACCTCGGCAAGAGCGACGGCACGCCCGGCATCTGCCAGCAGCCGCGCAACACGCTCGATGATCGTGGTCCCGTGCTGCGTGCGATGCTCCTCAATCTCTCGGATTGGGTGCAAAACGGCAAAGCACCACCGCCGAGCCGTCATCCGCGTCTCGCCGATCAAAGCCTCGTGAGCTTCGACACCTGGAAGACGCAGTTTCCAAAGATGCCTGGCCACAACATGCCCACACATGCCTATCAGCCGCCGAGGCTCGATTTCGGCTCGCGCTTCCACAGCGAAGGCATCGCCGACATCATCCCGCCGAAGGTCGGTAAACCATTTCAGACACTCCTGCCCGCCGTGAATGCCGATGGGAATGAAACCTGCGGCATCGTGCTTCCCGAGGTCGCCGCGCCGCTCGGCACCTACACCGGCTGGAACCTCCGCTCGCCTCAAGTCGGTGCCGAAACGATGCTATCGCCGCTCGACGGCATGTTTGTGCCGTTCGCCAAAACCAAAGCCGAACGCGAAAAGACCGGTGATCCGCGTTTGTCGCTCGAAGAACGCTATCCGACTCGTGCGGACTATCTGTCGCGCCTCACTGAAGCGGCGAAGAAGCTCCAGGCGGAGGGTTTTCTGCTTGAGGAGGATGTCACGAGGGTCATCGAGGGTGCGTCAGCAAAGTAA
- a CDS encoding alpha/beta hydrolase: protein MRFTRSTIAALTSLLFATSLSAQSPGTTVEYQIEPGIHYLSDEVTSASEYAREKCRLDLYHPVGVKGFPTVVYYHGGGLTGGSRSIPTELKNRGWAVIGVSYRLSPVVKHPVYVEDAAAALAWTFKNIETYGGDPAKIFVTGISAGGYLTAMVGLDKSYLAKHDIDANRIAALIPVTGQMITHQTVRKEQGIEPSKFRPTIDQFAPLYHVRKDAPPTLCITGGWGVDMLMRAEENLYFVSMMKLVGHKDIRHIVIEGADHGRCGKECWPHVTKFIEQTLAGMRHP from the coding sequence ATGAGATTCACCCGCTCCACTATCGCCGCGCTGACATCGCTTTTGTTTGCCACCAGCCTGTCCGCACAATCTCCCGGCACGACAGTCGAGTATCAAATCGAGCCGGGCATCCACTACCTGTCCGACGAAGTCACCTCAGCCTCCGAATATGCCAGGGAGAAGTGCCGTCTCGATCTCTACCATCCCGTCGGTGTGAAGGGTTTTCCCACGGTGGTCTATTATCATGGCGGTGGACTCACCGGAGGCAGCCGCTCCATTCCGACTGAGTTGAAAAATCGAGGCTGGGCCGTGATCGGTGTGAGTTACCGCCTGAGTCCGGTCGTGAAACATCCGGTTTACGTCGAAGATGCAGCGGCGGCGCTGGCGTGGACGTTCAAGAACATCGAGACGTATGGCGGCGACCCCGCAAAGATCTTCGTCACCGGCATCTCGGCGGGCGGTTATCTCACCGCCATGGTTGGTTTGGACAAAAGCTACCTCGCCAAGCACGACATCGACGCCAATCGGATCGCCGCGCTGATCCCGGTGACCGGCCAGATGATCACCCATCAAACCGTGCGCAAGGAGCAGGGTATCGAACCCAGCAAGTTCCGCCCGACCATCGACCAGTTCGCGCCGCTCTACCACGTTCGCAAAGATGCGCCGCCCACGCTTTGCATCACCGGCGGCTGGGGCGTGGACATGCTCATGCGCGCGGAGGAGAATCTTTATTTTGTTTCCATGATGAAGCTTGTCGGCCACAAGGACATCCGGCATATCGTCATCGAGGGTGCCGACCACGGCCGCTGCGGCAAGGAATGCTGGCCGCATGTGACGAAGTTCATCGAGCAGACGCTGGCTGGCATGAGGCACCCTTGA